In Tenebrio molitor unplaced genomic scaffold, icTenMoli1.1 SCAFFOLD_647, whole genome shotgun sequence, the sequence GGAAAGTGGAAAGGTGGTAGTAAGAAACCAAATCACGCCCAATACGAGAGTTACCTAGGAAATAGGGCTTGGTGCCTGGAATGATCCTGTAGTTGTCGGGAGATTGAGTTACCGCGTCGATGTTTACAGTGGGACTCAGGCATAGAGTCTCACCCAGCAGGTATGCAGCCATACGCTTGTTGCTGTACTCAGCCATCGAATTTCTCCATGTCATCCAGAGCCTTCTCAATGTCAGTTTTAGAAAACGGCTTGGTGAGATAGAAATTTGCACCTGAAAGCAGACCTTTCTCCTTATCGAAGATGCTGTTCGCGCTTGAAAGCATCGCGATCGGCATAGCGTCAAAGGCTCGATTGGCTCTGATAATGCTCACCAGTTGTAGGCCGTTGAGCTCCGGCATTTCAACGTCAATGAAGCAAGCATCTGGCTCTTCGGTAAGAATCATCTCAAGGGCCACAAAACCGTCAGTCGCTATCAGAAGCTCTTTCCCAAGCTGCTGATGAATGACTCGGTTGGCCAGGTGTCGCATGCCTTGCGCATCGTCCACCATCAATATTCGTTTCAGTTTCATGACTCAGTTTTCTATTGAGGCTGTAAATATGAATGTGATGGGGAAGGGCTCATTCTTGGGATTGGAGTTCAAATTTCTACGGGGATGATTTGCGAGAAGGTTTCCCACTGAGCCTTTTGTTTCTTCAGCGGCCCGTTATGGTTCGTGTAACATGTTCCACAATAGGCTGACTGTTCCACGCGGAACATCGGAGGGTGTAAATGCAAACCATATCCACGACTGAAGAGGGCGCTGCAGTTACTGCGAAAGCCTTACAGGCTGCGAGGTTCAGTATCAGTGCGGTTGAGAAGCTTTACTCGAAGCTGCAGGTGACAGAGCTGGAGCCCGGCAGATTTCAGTCGCGTAAGAGCTTTGATCCAAACTCACTGCGCGAGCTGGCCGATAGCTTGAAAGCAACCGAGATCAACTTTGTCCCGGTTGTTGTGCGTCCGCTTGATGAAGGGCGTTACGAGATAATTTGTGGTGAGCGCCGGTGGCGCGCGGCACAAATGATAGGTCTTGAGTCCCTGGTCTGCTGCATTGGCAATTTCTCGGATCAGCAAGCAAATTATTTGTGCGCTGTAGAGAATATTCAGCGAGAGAACCTGAACCCGGTTGAGCAAGCTGAAGCTTATAAGCGCCTTTCGGA encodes:
- the LOC138140963 gene encoding protein PilG-like encodes the protein MKLKRILMVDDAQGMRHLANRVIHQQLGKELLIATDGFVALEMILTEEPDACFIDVEMPELNGLQLVSIIRANRAFDAMPIAMLSSANSIFDKEKGLLSGANFYLTKPFSKTDIEKALDDMEKFDG